Proteins co-encoded in one Ruegeria sp. HKCCD4315 genomic window:
- a CDS encoding trimethylamine methyltransferase family protein codes for MNDQSRNTSRSGGRAARRAARASALPDHLRPIRPGMEGGVLNVLTQAQIERIHEAALTALETIGLADAPQSGIDYLVGAGCTLGDDGRIRFPRALVEDTIAKANRSVTLYSRDGKTDLELMGTKVHYGTAGAAVSMVDVHGREYRDSTVQDLHDAARICQQLDNIHFVQRPMVCRDIADNLEMDLNTIYASCSGTFKHIGTSFTEPSHVAPAMEMIYMIAGGEDKYRERPFVSNSNCFVVPPMKFATESCEVMEECIKAGMPVLLLSAGMAGATAPSTIAGAITQATAECLAGLVYVNAVSPGAPAVFGTWPFGLDLRTGAMSIGSGEQALLTAGCAQMHRFYDLPGGAAAGASDSKLPDMQAGWEQMCSNVMAGLSGLNMVYEAAGMHASLLGFCFESLILSDDLIGQAQRCVRGIEVTDDTLALDQMAEVCIGGPGHYLGTEATLSRMQADYVYPVFGDRSSPKEWVELGKPDLIDKAIARKEEILSAPSEARFDPMLDMELREKFKIHLPG; via the coding sequence ATGAACGACCAATCCCGCAACACCTCACGCAGCGGTGGCCGCGCTGCCCGCCGCGCCGCCCGAGCCTCAGCCCTGCCTGACCATTTGCGCCCTATACGCCCCGGAATGGAAGGCGGCGTTCTGAATGTTCTGACGCAGGCACAGATTGAACGCATTCATGAGGCCGCCCTGACCGCGCTTGAAACCATTGGGCTGGCGGATGCCCCGCAAAGCGGCATCGACTACCTTGTGGGCGCCGGCTGCACCCTTGGCGACGACGGACGTATCCGGTTTCCGCGTGCGCTGGTCGAAGATACAATCGCCAAAGCAAACCGCTCGGTCACACTCTACAGTCGCGACGGGAAAACCGATCTCGAGCTGATGGGAACCAAGGTTCATTACGGCACTGCGGGCGCTGCCGTGTCTATGGTCGACGTACACGGACGGGAATACCGCGATTCAACTGTGCAGGACCTGCACGATGCCGCGCGAATCTGTCAACAACTTGATAACATTCACTTTGTTCAACGCCCTATGGTCTGCCGCGACATCGCGGACAATCTGGAAATGGACCTGAACACGATCTACGCCAGCTGTTCCGGCACTTTCAAACACATCGGAACCTCGTTCACGGAACCCAGCCACGTCGCGCCCGCGATGGAGATGATCTATATGATCGCGGGTGGTGAGGATAAGTACCGCGAGCGGCCTTTTGTATCGAATTCGAACTGCTTTGTGGTTCCGCCAATGAAATTCGCAACGGAAAGCTGCGAAGTGATGGAGGAATGCATCAAGGCCGGAATGCCTGTTCTGCTGCTCTCGGCTGGGATGGCCGGTGCCACCGCGCCCTCGACAATAGCCGGAGCTATCACTCAGGCAACCGCCGAATGCCTTGCTGGTTTGGTTTACGTAAACGCCGTAAGTCCCGGAGCACCAGCCGTTTTTGGCACTTGGCCCTTTGGTCTGGACCTACGGACAGGCGCGATGTCCATCGGGTCTGGAGAACAGGCCCTTCTGACGGCTGGATGCGCACAGATGCACCGGTTCTACGACCTGCCCGGCGGTGCGGCCGCAGGGGCATCGGATTCGAAACTTCCCGACATGCAGGCCGGTTGGGAACAGATGTGTTCAAACGTGATGGCGGGTCTGTCCGGTCTGAACATGGTGTACGAAGCGGCGGGCATGCACGCCTCGTTGCTGGGTTTCTGTTTCGAAAGCCTGATCCTCAGTGATGATCTGATCGGTCAGGCCCAACGCTGTGTACGCGGGATCGAGGTGACAGATGATACCCTCGCGCTAGACCAGATGGCCGAGGTCTGCATAGGCGGTCCCGGTCACTATCTTGGAACGGAAGCTACGCTCAGCCGGATGCAAGCTGACTATGTCTACCCGGTTTTCGGCGACCGGTCTTCGCCAAAAGAATGGGTTGAACTGGGCAAACCGGATCTGATCGACAAAGCCATAGCCCGAAAAGAAGAAATTCTATCCGCGCCATCCGAGGCCAGATTCGATCCGATGCTGGACATGGAATTGCGCGAAAAGTTCAAAATTCACCTGCCCGGATAA
- a CDS encoding vitamin B12-dependent ribonucleotide reductase, translated as MKIDRKFTKPDQDAYSDLDFVSATSEIRNPDGTIVFRLDNIEVPASWSQVASDVIAQKYFRKAGVPSKLKKVKEKDVPEFLWRSVPAEGAEFDGETSSKQVFDRLAGAWAYWGWKGGYFSDEEDARAYFDEMRYMLATQRAAPNSPQWFNTGLHWAYGIDGPAQGHHYVDYKTGKLTKSKSAYEHPQPHACFIQSVDDDLVNEGGIMDLWVREARLFKYGSGTGTNFSHLRAEGEALSGGGKSSGLMGFLKIGDRAAGAIKSGGTTRRAAKMVIVDADHPDIEQFIEWKVIEEQKVASIVAGSKMHEKMLNGIFEAIRSWDGSADDAYDPNANDALKKAVREAKKIAIPETYIKRVLDYAKQGHDSIEFPTYDTDWDSEAYSSVSGQNSNNSIRVTNAFLTAVEKDADWELINRTDGKVARTVKARDLWEKVGHAAWACADPGIQFHDTVNEWHTCPNDGEIRGSNPCSEYMFLDDTACNLASMNLLTFLRDGEFQAADYMHASRLWTLTLEISVTMAQFPSKEIAQLSYDFRTLGLGYANIGGLLMNMGYSYDSDEGRAICGALTAIMTGVAYATSAEIAGELGAFKGYERNADHMLRVIRNHRRASQGVTEGYEKLAVKPVPLDHGNCPDKRLIDLAMSAWDEALSLGEKNGYRNAQATVIAPTGTIGLVMDCDTTGIEPDFALVKFKKLAGGGYFKIINRSVPSALEKLGYSSSQIEEIVGYAVGHGTIGNAPGINHTSLTGHGFGPNELAKVDAALESAFDIRFVFNQWTLGEDFCTGVLGIPATKLNDPTFDLLRHLGFTRADIDAANDHVCGTMTLEGAPHLKEEHYSIFDCANPCGKKGKRFLGVDSHITMMAAAQSFISGAISKTINMPNDATIEDCQKAYELSWSLGVKANALYRDGSKLSQPLAAALVEDDDEAAEVLESGSTQEKAVVLAEKVIEKVVVKEMIRSHREKLPHRRKGYTQKAIVGGHKVYLRTGEFEDGKLGEIFIDMHKEGAGFRAMMNNFAIAVSVGLQYGVPLEEFVDAFTFTKFEPAGMVQGNDSIKNATSILDYIFRELAVSYLDRTDLAHVKPEGATFDDLGRGEEEGVSNISEISESAASKSLEVLKQISSTGYLRKRLPQDLAVFNAGQAELNGMAETAAAFEAPVAETAVATGMDARTKAKMQGYEGDPCGECGNYTLVRNGTCMKCNTCGATSGCS; from the coding sequence ATGAAGATTGACAGAAAATTCACCAAACCAGATCAGGATGCCTACTCGGACCTTGATTTCGTGTCTGCAACGTCTGAAATCCGTAACCCGGATGGAACGATTGTATTCCGCCTGGATAACATTGAAGTACCCGCAAGCTGGTCGCAGGTGGCAAGCGACGTGATCGCTCAGAAATACTTCCGCAAGGCAGGCGTTCCCAGCAAGCTGAAGAAGGTCAAAGAAAAAGACGTTCCAGAATTCCTGTGGCGTTCGGTCCCTGCCGAAGGCGCTGAATTTGACGGAGAAACCTCGTCCAAGCAGGTGTTCGATCGTCTGGCGGGTGCATGGGCCTATTGGGGCTGGAAGGGCGGATACTTCTCGGATGAAGAAGACGCGCGTGCCTATTTTGACGAGATGCGCTATATGCTGGCGACCCAGCGCGCCGCACCGAACAGTCCTCAGTGGTTCAACACAGGTCTGCACTGGGCCTATGGAATCGACGGACCGGCGCAGGGGCACCACTATGTCGATTACAAAACCGGCAAACTGACCAAATCGAAATCCGCGTACGAGCATCCGCAGCCGCACGCGTGTTTCATCCAGTCCGTTGATGATGATCTGGTGAACGAAGGCGGCATCATGGATCTGTGGGTGCGCGAGGCGCGCCTGTTCAAATACGGCTCGGGTACCGGGACCAACTTCAGCCATCTGCGCGCAGAGGGCGAGGCGTTGTCGGGTGGCGGCAAATCTTCGGGCCTGATGGGCTTTCTCAAAATCGGCGACCGCGCTGCTGGCGCGATCAAATCAGGCGGGACAACCCGTCGAGCAGCAAAGATGGTGATCGTCGATGCGGATCACCCGGACATCGAGCAATTCATCGAATGGAAGGTGATCGAAGAGCAGAAAGTGGCCTCGATCGTTGCCGGATCGAAGATGCACGAAAAGATGCTGAACGGCATTTTCGAGGCCATCCGTTCGTGGGACGGCTCGGCAGATGATGCTTATGATCCAAACGCGAACGACGCGTTGAAAAAGGCAGTGCGCGAAGCGAAAAAAATAGCGATCCCAGAGACTTACATCAAACGCGTTCTGGATTATGCCAAGCAGGGTCACGACAGCATCGAATTCCCGACCTACGATACGGACTGGGATTCGGAAGCCTACAGCTCGGTCTCAGGCCAGAACTCGAACAACTCGATCCGCGTCACCAATGCGTTCCTGACCGCTGTCGAAAAGGACGCCGATTGGGAACTGATCAACCGCACCGACGGCAAGGTCGCCCGAACAGTCAAAGCGCGCGATCTGTGGGAAAAGGTCGGTCACGCCGCATGGGCATGCGCCGATCCGGGCATCCAGTTTCACGACACAGTAAACGAATGGCACACATGCCCCAATGATGGCGAGATTCGCGGCTCGAACCCGTGCTCGGAATATATGTTCCTTGATGACACGGCCTGTAACCTGGCGTCGATGAACTTGCTGACCTTCCTCAGGGATGGTGAGTTCCAGGCGGCGGACTATATGCACGCCTCGCGTCTGTGGACCCTGACACTGGAAATCTCGGTAACAATGGCGCAGTTCCCGTCGAAAGAGATTGCGCAACTGTCCTATGACTTCCGCACCTTGGGTCTGGGCTATGCCAATATCGGCGGTCTGCTGATGAACATGGGCTACAGCTACGACTCGGACGAGGGCCGGGCCATCTGTGGCGCACTGACTGCGATCATGACTGGTGTGGCCTATGCAACGTCGGCTGAGATCGCCGGAGAACTGGGCGCCTTCAAAGGTTACGAGCGCAACGCTGATCACATGCTGCGCGTCATCCGCAACCACCGCCGTGCGTCGCAGGGTGTAACCGAGGGCTATGAGAAACTGGCGGTCAAGCCGGTGCCTCTGGACCACGGCAACTGCCCGGACAAGCGTCTGATCGATCTGGCCATGTCCGCTTGGGACGAGGCGCTGAGCCTGGGTGAGAAAAACGGCTATCGCAACGCGCAGGCCACCGTGATCGCGCCCACCGGCACCATCGGTCTGGTGATGGACTGTGACACCACCGGGATCGAGCCGGACTTTGCTCTGGTCAAATTCAAGAAGCTGGCCGGTGGCGGTTACTTCAAAATCATCAACCGCTCGGTGCCGTCGGCGCTGGAGAAGCTGGGTTATTCCTCATCTCAGATCGAAGAGATCGTGGGCTACGCGGTTGGTCACGGCACCATTGGCAACGCGCCGGGGATCAACCACACCTCGCTGACCGGTCACGGCTTTGGCCCCAATGAACTAGCGAAAGTGGATGCTGCACTGGAAAGCGCCTTTGACATCCGCTTTGTCTTTAACCAATGGACACTGGGCGAGGATTTCTGTACCGGCGTTCTGGGCATCCCGGCGACCAAGCTGAATGACCCGACTTTTGATCTGCTGCGCCATCTGGGCTTTACCCGCGCGGATATCGATGCAGCCAACGACCACGTTTGCGGAACCATGACGCTGGAAGGCGCGCCGCATCTGAAGGAAGAGCACTATTCGATCTTCGACTGCGCCAACCCGTGTGGCAAGAAAGGCAAGCGTTTCCTTGGGGTTGATAGTCACATCACCATGATGGCAGCCGCGCAGAGCTTCATCTCGGGCGCGATCTCGAAGACGATCAATATGCCGAATGATGCAACCATTGAGGATTGCCAGAAGGCATACGAGCTCAGCTGGTCTCTGGGTGTGAAAGCCAACGCACTCTATCGTGATGGCTCGAAACTGTCGCAGCCTCTGGCCGCGGCGCTGGTCGAGGATGACGACGAGGCGGCTGAAGTGCTGGAAAGCGGTTCGACGCAGGAAAAAGCTGTCGTTCTGGCCGAGAAAGTGATCGAGAAGGTCGTGGTCAAGGAAATGATCCGCAGCCACCGCGAGAAACTGCCGCATCGCCGCAAGGGCTATACCCAAAAGGCGATCGTGGGCGGCCATAAGGTTTACTTGCGCACCGGTGAGTTCGAAGACGGCAAGTTGGGTGAGATCTTCATCGACATGCACAAGGAAGGCGCTGGCTTCCGTGCGATGATGAATAACTTCGCCATTGCCGTGTCGGTCGGTCTGCAATACGGCGTGCCGCTGGAAGAGTTTGTCGATGCCTTCACCTTCACCAAGTTCGAACCGGCAGGGATGGTGCAGGGCAACGATTCGATCAAGAACGCAACGTCGATCCTGGATTACATCTTCCGCGAATTGGCCGTGTCCTACCTGGACCGCACCGATCTGGCGCATGTGAAACCCGAAGGCGCGACCTTTGACGATCTGGGTCGAGGCGAAGAAGAAGGTGTTTCCAACATCTCTGAGATCAGTGAAAGTGCTGCGTCCAAGTCATTGGAAGTGCTGAAACAAATCAGCTCGACCGGTTATCTGCGCAAGCGTCTGCCTCAGGATCTGGCAGTGTTCAATGCTGGTCAGGCTGAGCTGAACGGGATGGCTGAAACAGCGGCTGCATTCGAAGCACCTGTGGCTGAAACTGCAGTGGCAACCGGCATGGACGCCCGCACCAAAGCAAAGATGCAAGGCTATGAGGGCGACCCGTGCGGTGAATGCGGAAACTACACGCTGGTGCGCAACGGTACCTGCATGAAATGCAACACCTGCGGCGCGACAAGCGGGTGTAGCTAA